The genome window ATCTCCTCGTCCGCCAGCCGCCCGTCCCGCACCGTGGTCTCGTGGATCACGAAGCGCTCGACGTCGCCGAGGCCGTACTCGTCGAGCATCCGGCCGTAGTGCTTGAGGATCACGTCCCGGGACTTCGCCGGCACCCGGGAGACGACGATGATCAGGCGCGCGTTCCGCTCCTTGGCCCGGCGCAGCAGGCCCCACGAGGGCGCGTCGGCGTACCGGGCGGCCGTGGTGACGAACATCCACAGGTCGGCCGCGTCGAGCATCCGGTGCGCGATCTCGTGGTTCTGCTCGACCACGGAGTCGATGTCGGGCGTGTCGAGCAGGGCGATTCCCCGGGGCAGCTGATCGGAAGAGGCGAGTATGATCCCATCCGGACCGGCGTCCGCCTGCTGCCCCTCGTACTTGGGCACCCCGCTGAGCAGCTCGCCGCGCGCGTACCAGTCGTGGTCGTCGGGGTGGCACACGAGCACGGGGATCGAGGTGGTCGGCCGGCGCACCCCGGTGACCGCCACGCGCTTCCCCGCGATGGTGTTGACCAGGGTGGACTTCCCGGCCCCCGTGGACCCGGCGACGACGATGAGCGCGGGTGCCGTGCTGTACCGCACCCGGGGGATCACGTAGTTGTCGATCTGCGCGAGCAGCGCCGCCTGCGCCTTGCGCGCCTCCTCGGCGCCGGGCATGTCGAGACCGAAGTGCAGCGCCTGCACCGCGGCGCGGAGCTCGGCGAGGGCGTTGGTCAGCGCGGCCGAGACCTCCGAGGGCAGCGCCTCTTCGCGCACCCGGACGCCGTCCGCGCCGGTCTGCCCCGCGTCCTGCTCCCGCGCCTCCCCCGCCTCCGGCTGCGGCGTCGCACCGCTCTCCCCCGCCTCGGGCTGCGGCGTCGCACCGCTGTCCTCCGCCTCCGCGGCCGGCTGCTCCGCCGCGTCCGGCGTCCCGGTTCCGGCGGCGTCCCCGCCGTCTTCCGCTCCGGGCGGTACGGCGTCGCGCTCACCGGCGGGCGGCGCCTCCGCTGCCTCGCGGTCGTCCGCTCCGGTGGCCTGGGCGGGTGCGCCGTCCGCAGCCGGGGAGCCGGCGACCGGGGCCGGTTCCGCATCGCGGACGGCCGGGAACGCGATCGTCCGCTCCTCCGGGCTCTCGGGGCGTTCGGCCGGCGGCTGATCCGTCATCGGACCGCCGGACGGCTCGACGATAGGCCCCCGCTCCGGAATGTCCCTGGCTGCCGACTTCACGGGACCCGCTCCGCTCGCACTGACTCGATCTCCTGGCCGACGTTGACGACATCGCCGACGATCACGACCGCCGGCGGCCGTATCCCGACTGCGGCCACCCGCTCCGCCACCGTGGACAGCGTCGCGCGGACAGATCGCTGGGTGGGAAGCGTACCGTCCTGTACCACCATTACGGGAGTATCCGGTGAACGTCCGTATTGCCGCAGGGTGTCGGCGACCTGACTGATCCGCTCGACGCCCATCAGAAGTATCAGCGTTCCCTTTGATCTTGCCAATCCGGCCCAGTCCACCGTGGACCTGGGATCACCCGGTGGAACGTGGACCGAGATGACGTGGAAGTCCTGGGCCAGCCCGCGGTGCGTGACCGGCACGCCGGCCGCCGCCGGGACCGCGACCGCGCTCGTCACCCCGGGCACCACGGTGACCGGAATCCCCGCCCGGGCGCAGGCGAGCAGCTCCTCCGCGCCGCGGCCGAAGACGAACGGGTCGCCGCCCTTCAGCCGGACCACGAACTTGCCCTTCCGGGCCCGGTCGACGAGCAGCTCGTTGATCTTCTCCTGCGGGAGGGCGCGGCCGTACGGGACCTTGGCCGCGTCGATGAGCTCGACGTCCGGGGCGAGCTCGTCGAGCAGGGCCCGCGGGGCGAGGCGGTCGGCGATCACCACGTCGGCCTGGGCGAGGAGCTGCCGGCCCCAGACCGTGATCAAACCGGGGTCGCCGGGGCCTCCGCCGACCAGGGCGACCCCGACCGGCTTGGCCCGGTGGCGCCGGGCGTCGATCGTGCCGTCGCGGAGGGCGCCCACGACGACGTCACGAATGCCCGCGGCGCGGCGGGGATCGCCCCCCGCGGTGACCGCGACGCTCACCTCGCCGACCCGGCCGGTCGCGGGGGTCCAGGCCGCTGAGGCCTCCCGGTCGTCCGCGCGCACGCACCAGATCCGCTTCGCCTCGGCCTCGGCGGCCACCGCGGCGTTCACCTCGCGCCGGTCGGTGCACGCGTGCACCAGCCACGCGCCGTCGCAATCGCCCACCTGGTAGGGGCGGCGCACCCACTCCACCCGGCCGGCCGCGATGAGGTCGTCGAGGGCCGGGGTCACGCTCGGGGAGACGATGGTCACGCGGGCACCGGCGTCGAGCAGCGCGGGGACCCGCCGCTGGGCGACGCGTCCGCCGCCCACGACGAGGATCCGCCGTCCCTCGAGGCGGAGGCCGAGCAGATAGGGCGCCATGACCCCAGTCTCCCTAGCGTGTCAAGGTCACCTTGTTAGAAGGCAAACTACCTGCTGCGCCGCACGGTCACCCAGGGTTGGCGGAGTGTGATCACCCAGTCAGGAGTTCTTCTCCGACACCCCTGCCGAGTCGAAGGTCGCGACCTCGTGCATGACCCGGGCGGCCGCGCAGACCAGCGGGTGGGCGAGGAGCCCGCCGGTTCCCTCGCCGAGGCGGAGCTCCAGGTCCACGAGCGGGCGCAGGCCCAGGGCGGCGAGCGCGGTGGCGTGTCCCGGCTCGGCCGAGCGATGGCCGGCGAGGCAGTAGTCGATCGCCCGGGGGGCGAGCCCGGCCGCGGCGAGGGCGGCCGCGCCGGCGATCACCCCGTCGAGGATGACCGGGACCCGTGCGGCGGCGCCGCCGAGGATGAACCCGGCGATCGCCGCGTGCTCCAGCCCGCCGACCGCGGCGAGCGCCCGCAGCGCCGCCTCCGGCCCCTCGGGTACGGCTCCCGCCCCGAGCCCGTTCACCTCGAGGGCCTGCCGTACCACATCGATCTTGTGGCGGTGCGTCGCGTCGTCGATGCCGGTGCCGCGCCCGGTGACGCGGGCCGGGTCCTCACCGGTGAACGCGGCGATCAGCGCCGCCGAGGCGGTGGTGTTCGCGATCCCCATGTCCCCGGTGATCAGGCACCGGTGCCCGGCGGCCACCAGGTCGCGGGCGATCTCGCGGCCGGTGGCCAGGGCCTGGGCCGCCTGCTCCAGCGTCATGGCCGGGCCCTGGGAGAGGTCGGCCGTGCCGTACGCGACCTTGCGGGAGAGGAGGCCGGGGGCGGAGGGGAGGTCGGCGGCCACGCCCACGTCCACGACGGTCACCGACGCGCCGACCTGGTTGGCGAACGCGTTGGCGACCGCCCCTCCGGCGGCGAAGTTCGCCACCATCTGGGCGGTGACCTCCTGCGGCCAGGGGGTGACCCCGCGGGCGTGCACCCCGTGGTCGCCGGCGAAGATGGCGAGCGCCGCCGGCGCCGGCAGCGGCGGAGGACAGGCGCCGGCCATCCCGGCGAGCCGTACCGCGACGTCCTCAAGGACACCGAGGGAGCCACGGGGCTTGGTGAGGCGGTCCTGATGCGACCGGGCCTCGGCCATCGCTCCCTGGTCGAGCGGGCGGATCCCCCCGATCATCTCCTCGAGGACGGTCATGCTCCTCCTTCACACCGCACTGCGCATACCGGGCCAGGAGAGCGTATCGCCCCCGGTTTCCGGAGTGATCGGGCGGCGTTCCCCTCGGGGATCGGCGGTGAGGGCCCCCTGGCCGGTCACGGCCTGGCCCGCGCCGGCGAGGGCCTCCTCGTACCGGTCGATGACCAGGTCGGCGAGGCCTTCGCAGTCCCCGATCACCTCGGCGCACCTGATGTCGAGCCCTTCGTGGTTGGCGGCGTAGGCGAGCGCCTGGGCCCAGATGCGCTCCAGTACGGCGCCGGCGAAGAGGAAGTACGGCAGGACGATGACGCGCTTCGCGCCGAGCCGGCGGCAGCGCTCCAGGCCGCCGGGCACCCCGGGGCGGGCGTCGGCGACGTAGGCGGTCTCCACCGTGAGCAGGTCCGAGGCGTGGGTCTCCCAGAAGAGCCGCGAGACGCGGTGCACCTCGGCGTTGGCCGCCGGGTCGGCCGAGCCGTGGCCGACCAGGACGACCGCCGTCTCGGCCGGGCTGATCTTCTCGGGGGCGTCCCCGCTGACGAACCGCGGCATCTCGGCCTGGGCGTCGGCGAGCCGCTCCGCGAGGAGGGAGAGCACCCGCGGGTCGGGGCCGAGCGGGCGGGCGAGATCGCATTCGAGCTCGGGGTGGCGCTCCCGTTCCAGGGCCAGGGTGCCGGGGACGTCGCCCAAGGCGGGCCGATGGGCGGTGAGGCTGAGCGGGACCACGACCACGTGGTGGTGGCCCTGGGCGACCAGGGAGTCGACGCATTCACCGATCGGTGGCCGGGCGCCCGCGGCGAAGCCACCGGTCACCTCGGCGGTCACCCCGTCAAGCCGGCAGCGGAGGCGATGGACGAACCTGCCGAACTCGGCCACTCCGGCCTCATCTTGGACACCGTGGCCGATGAGCAGCAGCGGCGGTTTCATACCTGATCTCCCATGCCTCTACCCAGCGAGTACGTGATCGGGACCGCGCG of Thermobispora bispora DSM 43833 contains these proteins:
- a CDS encoding GTPase, giving the protein MTDQPPAERPESPEERTIAFPAVRDAEPAPVAGSPAADGAPAQATGADDREAAEAPPAGERDAVPPGAEDGGDAAGTGTPDAAEQPAAEAEDSGATPQPEAGESGATPQPEAGEAREQDAGQTGADGVRVREEALPSEVSAALTNALAELRAAVQALHFGLDMPGAEEARKAQAALLAQIDNYVIPRVRYSTAPALIVVAGSTGAGKSTLVNTIAGKRVAVTGVRRPTTSIPVLVCHPDDHDWYARGELLSGVPKYEGQQADAGPDGIILASSDQLPRGIALLDTPDIDSVVEQNHEIAHRMLDAADLWMFVTTAARYADAPSWGLLRRAKERNARLIIVVSRVPAKSRDVILKHYGRMLDEYGLGDVERFVIHETTVRDGRLADEEIADLRAWLSEFSADDRRREAAVKATLNGVFNSFKSRLPALARHLEAQVALRADLRADVDAAYMGAIAEIDEATRNGSLLQGEALARWQDFAGSGDLMRTIQLRRGGKGRQRSPERLQALRSAMAKALEAVILSAAQRATEEVAQRWGQRAGVGDRLVTPALGRPADDFAERTSASVAAWQDYVTELMRTEGVAKRSVAKIVSFDIDSLALIFMVGLLGYGTSDVADGKGALPQRLLRRLLGAESLRNISAKARSDLRARIRLLFDEEMLRYVDALDSAGIPDEAAATRLYQATYNLEAAR
- the cobA gene encoding uroporphyrinogen-III C-methyltransferase, whose translation is MAPYLLGLRLEGRRILVVGGGRVAQRRVPALLDAGARVTIVSPSVTPALDDLIAAGRVEWVRRPYQVGDCDGAWLVHACTDRREVNAAVAAEAEAKRIWCVRADDREASAAWTPATGRVGEVSVAVTAGGDPRRAAGIRDVVVGALRDGTIDARRHRAKPVGVALVGGGPGDPGLITVWGRQLLAQADVVIADRLAPRALLDELAPDVELIDAAKVPYGRALPQEKINELLVDRARKGKFVVRLKGGDPFVFGRGAEELLACARAGIPVTVVPGVTSAVAVPAAAGVPVTHRGLAQDFHVISVHVPPGDPRSTVDWAGLARSKGTLILLMGVERISQVADTLRQYGRSPDTPVMVVQDGTLPTQRSVRATLSTVAERVAAVGIRPPAVVIVGDVVNVGQEIESVRAERVP
- the cobT gene encoding nicotinate-nucleotide--dimethylbenzimidazole phosphoribosyltransferase; this translates as MTVLEEMIGGIRPLDQGAMAEARSHQDRLTKPRGSLGVLEDVAVRLAGMAGACPPPLPAPAALAIFAGDHGVHARGVTPWPQEVTAQMVANFAAGGAVANAFANQVGASVTVVDVGVAADLPSAPGLLSRKVAYGTADLSQGPAMTLEQAAQALATGREIARDLVAAGHRCLITGDMGIANTTASAALIAAFTGEDPARVTGRGTGIDDATHRHKIDVVRQALEVNGLGAGAVPEGPEAALRALAAVGGLEHAAIAGFILGGAAARVPVILDGVIAGAAALAAAGLAPRAIDYCLAGHRSAEPGHATALAALGLRPLVDLELRLGEGTGGLLAHPLVCAAARVMHEVATFDSAGVSEKNS
- a CDS encoding sirohydrochlorin chelatase, which codes for MKPPLLLIGHGVQDEAGVAEFGRFVHRLRCRLDGVTAEVTGGFAAGARPPIGECVDSLVAQGHHHVVVVPLSLTAHRPALGDVPGTLALERERHPELECDLARPLGPDPRVLSLLAERLADAQAEMPRFVSGDAPEKISPAETAVVLVGHGSADPAANAEVHRVSRLFWETHASDLLTVETAYVADARPGVPGGLERCRRLGAKRVIVLPYFLFAGAVLERIWAQALAYAANHEGLDIRCAEVIGDCEGLADLVIDRYEEALAGAGQAVTGQGALTADPRGERRPITPETGGDTLSWPGMRSAV